One Sagittula stellata E-37 genomic window carries:
- the thpR gene encoding RNA 2',3'-cyclic phosphodiesterase → MRLFIALSLPPDARGPLTALQERLPVGRPVPEENLHLTLAFLGDQPDEAVEALHDALSTLRAPAVPLTLSGAALFGGKSGQAVGLEADGGKALTEMFDRVRSRLRSAGVRVERRRFRPHVTLARLKGGADASGALSVLAGASIGPVVATSFGLFRSHLNRDGAIYEALSVYALVL, encoded by the coding sequence ATGCGCCTGTTCATCGCCCTTTCCCTGCCACCGGATGCACGCGGTCCCCTGACCGCGCTGCAGGAACGCCTGCCGGTCGGACGCCCCGTTCCCGAAGAGAACCTGCACCTGACGCTCGCCTTCCTCGGCGATCAACCCGACGAAGCGGTCGAGGCGCTGCATGACGCGCTGTCGACCCTGCGCGCCCCGGCGGTGCCCCTGACCCTCTCCGGTGCGGCGCTGTTCGGTGGCAAGAGCGGCCAGGCGGTGGGGCTGGAGGCGGACGGCGGCAAGGCGCTGACCGAGATGTTCGACCGGGTCCGTTCCCGCCTGCGCAGCGCCGGTGTGCGGGTCGAGCGGCGGCGCTTCCGCCCCCACGTGACGCTCGCGCGGCTGAAGGGCGGCGCGGATGCCTCGGGCGCACTGTCGGTGCTGGCGGGTGCCTCTATCGGTCCTGTCGTCGCAACCTCGTTCGGGCTGTTCCGGTCACATCTGAACCGCGACGGCGCGATTTACGAGGCGCTCTCGGTCTATGCGCTGGTGCTCTGA
- a CDS encoding 1-phosphofructokinase family hexose kinase translates to MSQVLTVTLNPALDLATSALTVKPGLKLRCTEPTVEPGGGGVNVARAITQLGGKARALVALSGPTGAALERELHARHLDVLRIEGPGETRQSFAVTDATSSDQYRFVLPGPAWSTAQLDAMLDTIDAQCEPDAFVVLSGSMPPGAAPGFVTRACIHLGTRRVILDTSGEHLEHQATAPQPAPYVLRMDSAEAKALSGQGLETRAESVGFAEDLRKRGVAEIVIIARGKDGSVMAGPDGLWHTSAANDVVVSAIGAGDSFVGGFTMALAQGHPAPEALRRGAAAAAAAVMSPGTQLCLPGDYELLLPRTSLTRF, encoded by the coding sequence ATGTCCCAAGTCCTGACCGTTACGCTCAATCCTGCACTCGACCTCGCCACCTCGGCGCTCACTGTCAAACCCGGGCTCAAGCTGCGCTGCACCGAACCCACGGTCGAACCCGGCGGCGGAGGCGTCAACGTGGCGCGCGCCATCACCCAGCTTGGCGGCAAGGCACGTGCCTTGGTGGCGCTGAGCGGTCCGACGGGCGCGGCGCTTGAGCGTGAACTGCACGCCCGCCATCTCGATGTATTGCGGATCGAAGGCCCGGGCGAAACGCGGCAAAGCTTTGCCGTAACCGACGCCACCAGCAGCGACCAGTACCGCTTCGTTCTGCCGGGACCGGCGTGGAGCACCGCGCAGCTGGACGCCATGCTCGACACCATCGACGCCCAGTGCGAACCGGACGCCTTCGTGGTGCTGTCCGGCAGCATGCCGCCCGGCGCCGCGCCCGGCTTTGTCACCCGGGCCTGCATCCATCTGGGCACACGCCGGGTGATCCTCGACACTTCGGGCGAACATCTCGAACATCAGGCGACCGCGCCGCAGCCCGCACCTTACGTCCTGCGCATGGACAGCGCAGAGGCCAAGGCCCTCTCCGGTCAGGGGCTGGAGACACGCGCCGAGAGCGTCGGCTTCGCCGAGGACCTGCGCAAACGGGGCGTGGCTGAGATCGTCATCATCGCGCGCGGCAAGGACGGGTCGGTGATGGCCGGACCGGATGGCCTATGGCACACCTCCGCCGCCAACGACGTGGTCGTCTCGGCCATCGGCGCGGGGGACAGCTTTGTGGGCGGGTTCACCATGGCGCTCGCGCAGGGACACCCGGCACCGGAGGCGCTTCGTCGCGGGGCCGCGGCAGCCGCGGCGGCGGTCATGAGCCCCGGAACCCAGTTGTGCCTGCCCGGGGACTACGAACTGCTCCTGCCCCGGACGAGCCTGACCCGGTTTTGA
- the gltX gene encoding glutamate--tRNA ligase, which produces MTVTRFAPSPTGYIHVGNLRTALFNFLIARKSGGTFVLRIDDTDPERSKEAYVDALKQDLEWLGITWDRIERQSLRLDRYAEAADKLREMGRFYEAWETPTELDLKRKKQLNMGKPPVYDRAALALSDDEKAKLRAERGDGVWRFKLNQERIEWEDGILGPISIDAASVSDPVLIRADGQVLYTIASVVDDIEMGITHVVRGNDHVTNTATQIQIIEALGGTPPAFAHHSLLTGPQGEALSKRLGTLALRDLREAGVEPEALLSLMARLGSSQPVELRMSMDEIAEGFDLSQFGSAPTKFDVEDLYPLTAKKMHALPYEAVADEVRALGVPDDKAQLFWQVVRENITTRKDMPGWWALFRDGATPLVADEDKDFVAEAFGILGEPPYGPDTWSQWTGAVKEATGRKGKGLFMPLRKAVTGLERGPEMADVMQLLQKRPG; this is translated from the coding sequence ATGACCGTTACCCGTTTCGCACCCTCGCCCACCGGTTACATCCACGTCGGCAACCTGCGCACCGCCCTGTTCAACTTTCTGATCGCCCGGAAGAGCGGCGGAACCTTCGTCCTGCGGATCGACGATACCGATCCGGAGCGGTCGAAGGAGGCCTATGTCGACGCGCTGAAACAGGATCTCGAATGGCTGGGGATCACCTGGGACCGGATCGAACGGCAGTCGCTGCGGCTGGACCGCTACGCCGAGGCCGCCGATAAACTACGCGAAATGGGCCGCTTCTACGAGGCATGGGAAACGCCGACCGAACTGGACCTGAAGCGCAAGAAGCAGCTCAACATGGGCAAGCCGCCGGTCTATGACCGGGCGGCCTTGGCGCTGTCCGACGACGAAAAGGCGAAGCTGCGGGCGGAGCGCGGTGACGGCGTCTGGCGCTTCAAGCTGAACCAGGAACGGATCGAATGGGAAGACGGCATCCTTGGCCCGATTTCCATCGACGCGGCATCGGTGTCCGACCCGGTGCTGATCCGCGCGGACGGGCAGGTGCTCTACACCATCGCGTCGGTTGTGGACGACATTGAGATGGGCATCACCCACGTCGTGCGTGGCAACGACCACGTCACCAACACCGCGACGCAGATCCAGATCATCGAGGCCCTGGGCGGCACGCCCCCGGCCTTTGCGCACCATTCGCTGCTGACCGGGCCGCAGGGCGAGGCGCTGTCAAAACGACTGGGCACGCTGGCGCTGCGCGACCTGCGCGAGGCGGGCGTGGAACCGGAGGCGCTGCTGTCCCTGATGGCGCGGCTCGGCTCGTCGCAGCCGGTGGAGCTGCGGATGTCGATGGACGAGATCGCGGAGGGGTTCGACCTGTCGCAGTTCGGCTCGGCGCCGACGAAATTCGACGTCGAGGACCTGTACCCGCTGACGGCGAAGAAGATGCACGCGCTGCCCTACGAGGCCGTCGCCGACGAAGTGCGTGCGCTGGGTGTGCCGGACGACAAGGCACAGTTGTTCTGGCAGGTCGTGCGCGAGAACATCACCACCCGCAAGGACATGCCGGGTTGGTGGGCGCTGTTCCGCGACGGCGCCACGCCGCTGGTTGCCGACGAGGACAAGGACTTTGTCGCCGAAGCCTTCGGCATTCTGGGCGAACCGCCCTACGGCCCCGACACCTGGAGCCAGTGGACCGGTGCCGTGAAGGAGGCCACCGGCCGCAAGGGCAAGGGCCTGTTCATGCCGCTGCGCAAGGCCGTGACGGGGCTGGAGCGGGGGCCGGAAATGGCCGACGTGATGCAACTTTTGCAGAAGCGCCCCGGCTAA
- a CDS encoding NAD+ synthase has protein sequence MTDRFRLTMAQLNPTVGDLAGNAAKARAAWEEGRAQGADLVALPEMFITGYQAQDLIVKPAFVNAAVREIEALAKACADGPALAIGGPCPEGAKLHNSYYVLQGGKVAAVTHKYFLPNFNVFDEVRLFSRDQLQGPVSINGVRVGMPVCEDAWYPDVVEAMEESGAEILVVPNGSPYFRNKYETRLNKMIARVVESGLPLAYLNMVGGQDDQVFDGGSFVMNPRARLAVQLPVFEEVTTTVDFVRGDEGWTAEEGTFVTHPDAWEQDYNVMVLALRDYCRKTGFGKVLLGMSGGVDSALVATIAVDALGAENVRCVMLPSEYTSEHSLEDAKACANALGCRYDFVPIGKGRDAITETLAPLFEGTQPDLAEENIQSRLRGLLLMALSNKFGEMLLTTGNKSEVAVGYATIYGDMAGGYNPIKDLYKTRVFETCRWRNANHRGWMKGPEGEVIPERIITKPPSAELRADQKDSDSLPDYPVLDAILDILVDQDGAVSDCVAAGYSREDAMRVQHLLYISEYKRFQSAPGARLTNRAFWLDRRYPIVNRWRDEG, from the coding sequence ATGACCGACCGGTTCCGCCTGACGATGGCTCAGCTCAATCCCACGGTGGGGGATCTTGCCGGAAATGCCGCCAAGGCGCGGGCCGCGTGGGAGGAGGGACGCGCGCAGGGCGCCGACCTCGTGGCGCTGCCCGAGATGTTCATCACCGGCTACCAGGCGCAGGACCTGATCGTGAAGCCGGCCTTCGTCAACGCCGCTGTGCGCGAGATCGAGGCGCTGGCAAAGGCCTGTGCGGACGGCCCTGCGCTGGCCATCGGCGGACCCTGCCCCGAGGGCGCGAAGCTGCACAATTCGTACTACGTCTTGCAGGGCGGCAAGGTTGCCGCGGTGACGCACAAGTATTTCCTGCCCAACTTCAACGTCTTCGACGAGGTGCGGCTGTTTTCGCGCGATCAGTTGCAGGGACCGGTCAGCATCAATGGCGTGCGCGTCGGCATGCCGGTCTGCGAAGATGCGTGGTATCCGGACGTCGTGGAGGCGATGGAAGAATCCGGGGCGGAGATCCTCGTCGTGCCGAACGGGTCGCCCTACTTCCGCAACAAGTATGAAACCCGGCTGAACAAGATGATCGCACGGGTGGTCGAATCCGGCCTGCCGCTGGCCTACCTGAACATGGTGGGCGGGCAGGATGACCAGGTGTTCGATGGCGGTTCCTTCGTGATGAACCCGCGCGCGCGGCTTGCCGTGCAGCTCCCGGTCTTCGAAGAGGTCACGACCACCGTCGATTTCGTCCGTGGCGACGAGGGCTGGACGGCCGAGGAAGGCACCTTTGTCACGCATCCCGATGCGTGGGAACAGGACTACAACGTCATGGTCCTGGCCCTGCGCGACTATTGCCGCAAGACGGGTTTCGGCAAGGTTCTTCTGGGCATGTCGGGCGGGGTGGATTCCGCGCTGGTTGCGACCATCGCAGTAGACGCACTTGGAGCGGAGAACGTGCGTTGCGTGATGCTGCCATCCGAATACACCTCCGAGCATTCGCTGGAAGACGCCAAGGCCTGTGCCAATGCGCTGGGGTGCCGATACGATTTCGTGCCGATCGGCAAGGGGCGCGATGCCATCACCGAAACGCTGGCGCCGCTGTTCGAGGGCACCCAGCCCGACCTGGCCGAAGAAAACATCCAGTCCCGCCTGCGCGGCCTCCTGCTGATGGCTCTGTCGAACAAGTTCGGGGAAATGCTGCTGACCACCGGCAACAAGTCCGAGGTCGCCGTGGGCTATGCCACGATCTACGGCGATATGGCGGGCGGCTATAACCCGATCAAGGATCTCTACAAGACCCGCGTGTTCGAGACCTGCCGCTGGCGGAACGCCAACCATCGCGGTTGGATGAAGGGGCCGGAGGGCGAGGTCATCCCGGAACGGATCATCACGAAGCCGCCGTCTGCAGAACTGCGCGCCGATCAGAAGGACAGCGACTCGCTTCCCGATTACCCGGTGCTGGACGCGATTCTGGATATTCTCGTGGATCAGGACGGCGCGGTGTCGGATTGCGTGGCGGCGGGCTACAGCCGAGAGGACGCCATGCGGGTCCAGCATCTGCTCTACATCAGCGAATACAAGCGCTTCCAGTCGGCGCCCGGCGCGCGTCTGACCAATCGGGCATTCTGGCTGGACCGGCGATATCCCATCGTGAATCGCTGGCGGGACGAAGGTTAA
- a CDS encoding ABC transporter substrate-binding protein has translation MTRISRRGLLTTGAAAGVLAASGLPLRAQAKKGGRLKAGLSGANTSDNWDGRTHSDLFMIASAQGAVFDSLTEIAPDGSLRGELATDWEATPDAKTWTFNLRPGVTFHNGKSFGADDVIESLQMHIAEGAKSAAKPIVEPIVEMKKTGDLQVQLTLAEGNADLPYLLSDYHILIYPAGMIEEAIAKGIGTGLYQVQAFEPGVRFVGTRYPDHYKGDEAGFFDEIEYIAINDNTARMNALMTGQVDAINRIDFKTEALLKANPMIRIQEVTGNQHYIFPMLTDVAPYDNVNVRKALKHGINRQEMVDKILLGHGQVGNDSPIGPANQYYLEMEQLSYDPDKAKFYLKEAGMDSLDINLSASSAAFEGAVDAAQLFQASAKPGGININVVQEPADGYWSNVWLKKPFCASYWSGRATEDWMFSTAYAEGAPWNDSQWGSNDSARFQELLVDARAELDSSKRREMYGEMQMILRDEGGVLVPMFANYVQAISNKVASPEKVGNLWQMDNARMAERWWMA, from the coding sequence ATGACACGTATCAGCCGACGCGGACTACTGACCACGGGTGCCGCCGCCGGTGTGCTGGCGGCCTCCGGCCTGCCGCTGCGCGCCCAGGCCAAGAAGGGTGGCCGACTGAAGGCCGGCCTGTCCGGGGCCAACACATCCGACAACTGGGACGGGCGGACACACTCCGACCTGTTCATGATCGCCTCCGCGCAGGGTGCGGTGTTCGACAGCCTGACCGAGATCGCGCCGGACGGCTCCTTGCGCGGCGAGCTGGCGACCGACTGGGAAGCGACCCCGGACGCGAAGACCTGGACGTTCAACCTGCGCCCGGGCGTGACCTTCCATAACGGCAAGTCCTTCGGCGCGGACGACGTGATCGAATCGCTGCAGATGCACATCGCGGAAGGTGCGAAATCCGCCGCGAAGCCCATCGTCGAACCGATCGTAGAAATGAAGAAGACCGGCGATTTGCAGGTGCAGTTGACGCTGGCCGAAGGCAACGCCGACCTGCCTTACCTGCTGTCCGACTACCACATCCTGATTTACCCGGCAGGCATGATCGAAGAGGCCATCGCCAAGGGCATCGGCACCGGCCTTTATCAGGTGCAGGCGTTCGAGCCGGGCGTGCGCTTTGTCGGCACACGTTATCCGGATCACTACAAGGGTGACGAGGCGGGCTTCTTCGACGAGATCGAGTATATCGCGATCAACGACAACACCGCCCGCATGAACGCCCTGATGACCGGTCAGGTGGACGCGATCAACCGGATCGACTTCAAGACGGAGGCGCTGCTGAAGGCGAACCCGATGATCCGCATCCAGGAAGTGACGGGCAACCAGCACTATATCTTCCCGATGCTGACCGATGTCGCGCCGTATGACAACGTCAACGTCCGCAAGGCGCTGAAGCACGGCATCAATCGTCAGGAAATGGTCGACAAGATCCTGCTGGGCCACGGCCAGGTCGGCAACGACAGCCCCATCGGTCCCGCCAACCAGTACTATCTGGAGATGGAGCAGCTTTCCTACGATCCCGACAAGGCGAAGTTCTACCTCAAGGAAGCCGGGATGGATTCCCTCGACATCAACCTGTCGGCGTCCTCTGCGGCGTTCGAAGGTGCGGTAGACGCGGCGCAGTTGTTCCAGGCTTCGGCCAAGCCGGGCGGGATCAACATCAACGTGGTGCAGGAGCCGGCGGATGGCTACTGGTCGAACGTCTGGCTGAAGAAGCCGTTCTGCGCCTCGTACTGGTCGGGCCGTGCGACGGAAGACTGGATGTTCTCGACCGCCTACGCGGAAGGTGCGCCCTGGAACGACAGCCAGTGGGGCTCGAACGACAGTGCCCGTTTCCAGGAACTACTGGTAGACGCGCGTGCCGAACTGGATTCGTCAAAACGCCGCGAGATGTACGGCGAGATGCAGATGATCCTTCGCGACGAGGGCGGCGTTCTGGTGCCGATGTTTGCCAACTACGTTCAGGCGATCTCCAACAAGGTTGCGAGCCCCGAGAAGGTCGGCAACCTTTGGCAGATGGACAACGCCCGCATGGCGGAGCGGTGGTGGATGGCCTGA
- a CDS encoding metallopeptidase family protein, translating to MTRTDPDTFYDIARAALDDLPEPFRAGTADVVLRVEDWAPRRILDEMGIANPLELTGLYEGIPLTEKSVTFPSPYPDTVWLFRKPILQEWRERQVDLTDLITHVVVHEIAHHFGWSDEDIAVVDPWWE from the coding sequence ATGACCCGCACCGACCCCGACACGTTCTACGACATTGCCCGCGCCGCGCTCGACGATCTGCCGGAGCCATTCCGTGCCGGCACGGCGGACGTGGTGCTGCGGGTCGAGGATTGGGCGCCGCGTCGTATCCTGGACGAGATGGGTATCGCCAATCCGCTCGAACTGACCGGTCTGTACGAGGGCATCCCGCTGACCGAGAAATCCGTCACCTTCCCCTCCCCCTATCCCGACACCGTCTGGCTTTTTCGCAAACCGATACTTCAGGAGTGGCGCGAACGGCAGGTCGATCTGACCGATCTCATCACCCATGTCGTCGTCCACGAGATCGCCCATCACTTCGGCTGGTCGGACGAGGATATCGCTGTCGTCGATCCCTGGTGGGAGTAG
- a CDS encoding MORN repeat-containing protein, with product MKTVRILSVLGALALGSAAMSQQDVVTKEYDDGGVYEGTFLDGLQHGRGTYRLPNGYEYTGEWVEGEIRGEGVARFPNGSVYEGQFAKGKPEGMGKITFADGGTYEGSWLDGKITGQGVATYANGVRYEGAFRNALHHGKGVMTAPNGYVYDGQWVNGVKEGTAKITYPDGSVYEGRVANGERDGVGKLEMPDGLIYEGTWRDGQIDGNGKLTQPNGDIYEGALVDGRREGQGKVTYVSGDVYDGEFNNDQRHGTGTFVGKDGYRYEGNWIAGQIEGQGKVTYPDGSVYEGEFTGDLANGTGKITYPDGATYEGTWIDGVIDGKGIATYPNGLRYEGDFVNARNDGFGIMTYPDGYRYEGEWQDGERHGAGTATYPDGTVYEGQFRDGLRHGQGTITMPTGFRYVGAWANGEINGEGVATYANGDVYEGAFRNGKREGEGTMRYATGEQATGEWIGGALTRNSTTTPAPDAAGTEDGAPTPEDPPADQ from the coding sequence ATGAAAACCGTTCGCATTCTGTCTGTTCTGGGCGCGCTCGCACTGGGTTCCGCCGCCATGTCGCAGCAGGACGTGGTGACGAAGGAATACGACGACGGCGGCGTGTACGAGGGCACCTTTCTCGACGGTCTCCAACACGGGCGCGGCACCTACCGCCTGCCGAACGGCTATGAATACACCGGCGAATGGGTCGAGGGAGAGATCCGCGGCGAAGGCGTGGCCCGCTTCCCCAACGGGTCGGTCTACGAAGGCCAGTTCGCCAAGGGCAAACCCGAAGGCATGGGCAAGATCACCTTCGCGGACGGCGGCACCTACGAAGGCTCGTGGCTCGACGGCAAGATCACCGGCCAGGGCGTGGCGACCTATGCAAACGGCGTCCGCTACGAAGGCGCCTTCCGCAATGCCCTGCACCACGGCAAGGGCGTGATGACCGCGCCCAACGGCTACGTCTACGACGGCCAATGGGTCAACGGCGTCAAGGAGGGCACGGCCAAGATCACGTACCCCGACGGCTCGGTCTACGAAGGCCGCGTCGCCAATGGCGAACGCGACGGCGTGGGCAAGCTCGAGATGCCCGACGGCCTGATCTACGAAGGCACGTGGCGCGACGGCCAGATCGACGGCAACGGCAAGCTGACCCAGCCCAACGGCGACATCTACGAAGGCGCGCTGGTCGACGGCCGCCGCGAAGGTCAGGGCAAGGTCACCTACGTGTCTGGCGACGTCTACGACGGCGAATTCAACAACGACCAACGCCATGGCACCGGCACTTTCGTCGGCAAGGACGGCTACCGCTACGAGGGCAACTGGATCGCCGGCCAGATCGAGGGGCAGGGCAAGGTCACCTACCCCGACGGCTCCGTCTACGAAGGGGAATTCACGGGCGATCTGGCGAACGGCACCGGAAAGATCACCTATCCCGACGGCGCCACCTACGAAGGCACCTGGATCGATGGCGTGATCGACGGCAAAGGCATCGCCACGTATCCCAACGGCCTGCGCTACGAAGGCGATTTCGTGAACGCCCGTAACGACGGCTTCGGCATCATGACCTACCCCGACGGCTACCGCTACGAAGGCGAATGGCAGGATGGCGAACGTCACGGTGCGGGCACCGCCACCTATCCCGACGGCACGGTCTACGAAGGGCAGTTCCGCGACGGTCTGCGCCACGGCCAGGGCACGATCACCATGCCCACCGGCTTCCGCTACGTCGGCGCCTGGGCCAACGGCGAGATCAACGGCGAGGGCGTGGCCACCTACGCCAACGGCGACGTGTACGAAGGCGCCTTCCGCAATGGCAAGCGCGAGGGCGAAGGCACCATGCGCTACGCCACCGGCGAACAGGCCACCGGCGAATGGATCGGCGGCGCGCTTACCCGGAACAGCACCACCACACCGGCCCCCGATGCCGCCGGGACCGAAGACGGCGCGCCCACGCCCGAAGACCCGCCAGCCGACCAGTAA
- a CDS encoding ABC transporter ATP-binding protein has product MSDLLVEMRDVRIEGRSDDTWNPIIKGVDLTLKKGEVLGLIGESGAGKSTLGLAAMGFCRDGVRISGGSVTFDGIDLLAASAETKRQLLGKRIAYVAQSAAASFNPAHKLIDQHTEAPVQHGVSSKAESAEDGVELYRRLRLPNPEEIGFRYPHQVSGGQLQRAMTAMAMACRPDLIIFDEPTTALDVTTQIEVLASIRDIVEQFDTAAIYITHDLAVVAQMADRIKVLLKGDEVEEAETREMLSHPQEDYTKSLWAVREFVRPAKPAPALDATPVISVQGVTAAYGEIDVLHDVSFDIHAGRTVAVVGESGSGKSTTARCITGLLPPRIGRIELDGEALPLDYRKRSRHQLRQIQMIYQMADTALNPRQTIGEIIGRPVEFYMGLRGRAKRDRVADLLEQIELPAKQYLHRLPSELSGGQKQRIGIARALAAEPKFIICDEVTSALDQLVAEGILRLLARLQDELGLSYMFITHDLATVRSIADEVVVMKDGQVVEQGAKAGMFKPPHHPYTDLLLSSVPEMDPDWLTNLLTERGLDNIGDAAVNKMD; this is encoded by the coding sequence ATGTCCGATCTGCTTGTCGAAATGCGCGATGTGCGGATCGAGGGGCGATCCGACGATACCTGGAACCCGATCATCAAGGGCGTGGATCTGACCCTGAAGAAGGGCGAGGTGCTGGGGTTGATCGGCGAGTCCGGGGCGGGCAAGTCGACGCTCGGCCTGGCTGCCATGGGCTTCTGCCGGGATGGCGTGCGGATTTCCGGCGGTTCGGTGACCTTCGACGGGATCGACCTGCTGGCGGCGAGCGCCGAGACCAAGCGCCAGTTGCTGGGGAAGCGTATCGCCTACGTTGCGCAGTCTGCGGCGGCCTCGTTCAACCCCGCTCACAAGCTGATCGACCAGCACACCGAGGCGCCGGTGCAGCATGGCGTGTCGTCCAAGGCCGAAAGCGCCGAAGACGGGGTGGAGCTGTACCGCCGGCTGCGCCTGCCCAACCCGGAGGAGATCGGCTTTCGCTATCCGCACCAGGTGTCCGGTGGGCAGTTGCAGCGGGCGATGACGGCGATGGCCATGGCCTGTCGGCCCGATCTCATCATTTTCGACGAGCCGACGACGGCGCTGGACGTGACGACGCAGATCGAGGTGCTCGCCTCCATCCGCGATATCGTCGAACAGTTCGACACGGCGGCGATCTACATCACGCACGATCTGGCGGTGGTGGCGCAGATGGCGGACCGGATCAAGGTGCTGCTCAAGGGCGACGAGGTCGAAGAGGCCGAAACGCGCGAGATGCTGTCCCATCCGCAGGAAGACTACACCAAGAGCCTCTGGGCCGTGCGGGAGTTCGTGCGTCCGGCCAAACCCGCGCCCGCGCTGGACGCCACGCCGGTGATTTCCGTGCAGGGGGTGACGGCGGCCTACGGAGAAATCGACGTGCTGCACGACGTCAGTTTCGATATCCACGCAGGCCGGACGGTGGCGGTTGTCGGCGAAAGCGGATCGGGCAAATCGACCACGGCGCGCTGCATCACCGGGCTGCTTCCGCCGCGCATCGGACGGATCGAGCTGGACGGAGAGGCGCTGCCCCTCGATTACCGCAAACGGTCGCGCCACCAGTTGCGGCAGATCCAGATGATCTATCAGATGGCGGACACGGCGCTGAACCCGCGCCAGACCATCGGCGAAATCATAGGCCGCCCGGTGGAATTCTACATGGGCCTGCGCGGGCGGGCAAAGCGCGACCGCGTGGCGGATTTGCTGGAGCAGATCGAACTGCCCGCTAAGCAATACCTCCACCGGCTGCCCTCGGAACTGTCCGGCGGCCAGAAACAGCGGATCGGCATCGCCCGCGCGCTGGCCGCCGAGCCGAAATTCATCATCTGCGACGAGGTCACGAGCGCGCTCGATCAGCTTGTGGCAGAGGGCATCCTGCGTCTGCTGGCGCGGTTGCAGGACGAGCTGGGCCTGTCCTACATGTTCATCACCCACGACCTTGCGACGGTGCGGTCGATCGCCGACGAGGTGGTCGTGATGAAGGATGGCCAGGTGGTCGAACAGGGCGCCAAGGCCGGGATGTTCAAGCCGCCTCATCACCCCTACACCGACCTGCTGCTTTCCTCGGTGCCGGAGATGGACCCCGACTGGCTGACGAACCTGCTGACGGAACGCGGGCTGGACAACATCGGCGACGCCGCCGTGAACAAGATGGACTGA
- a CDS encoding PRC-barrel domain-containing protein: MKTFYASALALTVAATGAFAESHANAEGDAAKMTDQSTMTQTTDATDATESTMDSGAKLIRSRDITGGDIYTMNEAMDEGSAWDMEYTEVGSDWNDIGEIEDIVLDSSGKMIGVVAEVGGFLDIGDKHVLLELTEVKLVPVDDKSYAIVTRLNEEDLEAREDVDEGFWD; this comes from the coding sequence ATGAAGACATTTTACGCATCCGCACTCGCCCTGACCGTGGCAGCCACCGGCGCTTTCGCCGAAAGCCATGCCAATGCAGAAGGCGACGCCGCGAAGATGACCGATCAGTCGACCATGACGCAGACGACCGATGCAACCGACGCCACCGAGTCCACCATGGACTCCGGCGCGAAGCTGATCCGCAGCCGCGACATCACCGGCGGTGACATCTACACCATGAACGAAGCCATGGACGAAGGCTCGGCCTGGGACATGGAATACACCGAAGTCGGCTCCGACTGGAACGACATCGGCGAGATCGAAGACATCGTTCTGGACTCCAGCGGCAAGATGATCGGCGTCGTGGCCGAAGTCGGCGGCTTCCTCGACATCGGTGACAAGCACGTCCTGCTTGAGCTGACCGAAGTGAAACTGGTGCCGGTCGACGACAAGAGCTATGCCATCGTCACCCGCCTGAACGAGGAAGACCTCGAAGCACGTGAAGACGTCGACGAAGGTTTCTGGGACTGA